One Mya arenaria isolate MELC-2E11 chromosome 5, ASM2691426v1 genomic window carries:
- the LOC128234375 gene encoding uncharacterized protein LOC128234375, protein MYTKTKNIFDPFKLNFISLHGYLPPNRHSSQSPPNRHSSQSPPNRHSSQSPPNRYSTQSTPNRYSSQSPPNGYSSQFPPNRHSSQSPPNRHSSQSPPNRHSSQSPPNRYKSPPNRYSSKSPPNRHSSQSPPNRYSSQSPPNRHSSQFPPNRYSSQSPPNRHSSQSPLNRLVEEETEAEVVLPSSGVMDESTGNWEDVSHVQRTCH, encoded by the exons atgtacacaaaaacTAAGAACATTTTTGACCCGTTTAAGCTAAATTTCATCAGTCTTCATGGATATCTTCCACCAAACCGACACAGTTCTCAATCCCCACCAAACCGACACAGCTCTCAATCCCCACCAAACCGACACAGTTCTCAATCCCCACCAAACCGATACAGTACTCAATCCACCCCAAACCGATACAGTTCTCAATCCCCACCAAACGGATACAGTTCTCAATTCCCACCAAACAGACACAGTTCTCAATCCCCACCAAACCGACACAGCTCTCAATCACCACCAAACCGACACAGTTCTCAATCCCCACCAAACCGATACA AATCCCCACCAAACCGATACAGTTCTAAATCCCCACCAAACCGACACAGTTCTCAATCCCCACCAAACCGATACAGCTCTCAATCCCCACCAAACCGACACAGTTCTCAATTCCCACCAAACCGATACAGTTCTCAATCCCCACCAAACCGACACAGTTCTCAATCCCCACTAAACAGACTTGTTGAAGAAGAGACTGAAGCAGAGGTTGTGCTGCCAAGTTCCGGGGTCATGGATGAATCAACTGGGAATTGGGAGGATGTTTCCCATGTACAAAGAACATGTCACTGA
- the LOC128236114 gene encoding putative nuclease HARBI1: MVYVVSSIVYIFMEIEQLQMWARWLELQRDRAIAVLELEQEEEAEGRRHRRRRQMRRKIWMKQWLARRPLYGHYEQLLQELNREDPKGYKNFLRVDADMFGELVDRISPRIQKKNTNFREALEPGLKLAVTLRHLATGASYSDLMYSFRVGSNTISKFVPEVLDAIIQEYSEEVLPDVVTAEQWQQIADDFRTKWNFPHVCGALDGKHVRIKNPKNSGSLFYNYKGFFSIILLALVDANYKFIWVSVGANGSASDAQLFNNTELRTMLEENNLGLPDPDPLPGDDMNTPYFLIGDDAFPLRTWMMKPYSRRNLTNEERIFNYRLSRARRVVENAFGLLAMRFQCLLGCLNQMPETVDLIILACVTLHNLISIRYPAIARLAVDQEDEHNQLVPGEWRQGRQLADGDRTHGRNVVTSAGVSQRNYIKHYFNSRAGSVEWQQNMI, from the exons ATGGTATATGTTGTGTCCAGCATAGTATACATATTTATGGAGATTGAGCAGTTGCAGATGTGGGCCAGATGGTTAGAGCTCCAGAGAGACAGGGCCATTGCAGTGCTAGAGTTGGAACAAGAGGAAGAGGCTGAGGGTCGTAGGCATAGACGTAGGCGACAAATGCGCAGGAAAATATGGATGAAGCAGTGGCTTGCACGACGACCCCTGTATGGGCATTATGAGCAACTGCTACAGGAGCTAAACAGGGAAGACCCAAAAGGATACAAAAATTTCCTAAGGGTAGACGCTGATATGTTTGGGGAGCTTGTTGATCGCATATCACCCAGAATTCAGAAAAAGAACACCAACTTCAG GGAAGCCCTGGAGCCTGGATTGAAGTTGGCGGTCACTCTTCGTCATCTCGCAACTGGAGCCTCGTATTCAGACTTGATGTACTCATTCCGAGTGGGAAGTAACACAATAAGTAAATTCGTCCCTGAAGTTTTGGATGCTATAATACAGGAGTACTCTGAAGAGGTTTTGCCAGACGTCGTCACTGCTGAACAATGGCAGCAGATTGCAGATGACTTCCGAACCAAGTGGAATTTTCCTCATGTCTGCGGGGCTCTTGATGGTAAGCACGTGAGGATAAAGAACCCGAAGAACTCTGGATCTCTGTTCTATAACTATAAAGGCTTCTTTTCCATAATACTACTCGCACTCGTAGACGCAAACTACAAATTCATCTGGGTAAGCGTTGGTGCTAATGGCAGTGCATCCGATGCCCAGCTATTCAATAACACTGAACTCAGAACCATGCTAGAAGAAAACAACCTTGGTTTGCCTGACCCTGATCCACTGCCTGGCGATGACATGAACACCCCATACTTCCTCATTGGAGATGACGCCTTCCCGTTGAGAACTTGGATGATGAAGCCATACTCCAGACGCAACTTGACCAACGAGGAGCGCATATTCAATTACAG GTTGTCCAGGGCTAGACGAGTGGTAGAAAACGCCTTCGGTCTTCTCGCTATGCGGTTTCAGTGCCTACTTGGCTGCTTGAACCAGATGCCCGAAACCGTTGACTTGATTATTCTTGCATGTGTCACACTGCATAACCTTATCAGCATACGGTACCCTGCCATTGCAAGACTGGCCGTCGACCAAGAGGACGAGCATAACCAATTAGTACCTGGTGAATGGCGCCAAGGAAGACAGTTGGCTGATGGTGATCGGACCCATGGAAGAAATGTGGTGACATCCGCTGGGGTCAGTCAGAGGAACTACATTAAACACTACTTCAACTCCCGAGCTGGTTCAGTTGAGTGGCAACAGAATATGATTTAG
- the LOC128236115 gene encoding uncharacterized protein LOC128236115, producing the protein MPRKGKRPIGSTIASKCAVAAPQPEIVEPTQEESNESPIPPTDSSAEQTRKEQVEERPTSPEIETDIRPRKTLHRTLTQDEEDDLVAWLRENSFLFDKSSAGFKYKEKKNSTWAAKEAELGLKPGDLSSIWYTNMRTQYSKLIKLTNKSGSGAGERTARQQWILDNFEFLRPYLVQLRTQRGSKFAEKRKELVLEETEDDDAASDSSAPSTSAVSGCRPKAARVLSSLTSELESVRGAITVAQDPAAHTGQFLVYLMRQMDQQRMNVFVTRATRLALDLAEESQEEKRRLATQEAAGHVGQQIADPVFAMPVPPAPTSSIYRRQAPISAAFGSAWQQNQFQQQDHMQQDFQLATNIAASAPPAHLTPLLKSFTHLQPPNVQAILQQPTCAYRSITPAIETPTTTASIIRQAMDMVSTPNSSPILTQEMHDAPKD; encoded by the exons ATGCCGAGAAAAGGCAAAAGGCCGATAGGCAGTACAATTGCGAGTAAATGTGCAGTTGCTGCGCCTCAGCCTGAAATCGTGGAACCCACCCAGGAAGAGAGTAATGAGTCGCCTATACCCCCTACTGACTCTTCTGCCGAGCAAACCAGAAAAGAGCAAGTAGAAGAACGTCCGACTTCTCCTGAGATAGAG ACTGATATCAGGCCCCGGAAGACACTACATCGTACACTCACGCAAGATGAAGAAGATGACCTTGTAGCGTGGTTAAGAGAGAACTCGTTCCTCTTCGACAAATCATCCGCAGGATTCAAGTATAAGGAGAAGAAGAACAGTACATGGGCCGCGAAAGAGGCAGAGTTGGGCCTCAAACCTGGAGACCTGTCGTCAATCTGGTACACGAATATGAGAACACAGTATTCGAAACTAATTAAGCTTACCAACAAATCTGGATCTGGTGCTGGAGAGCGCACAGCAAGGCAACAGTGGATTTTGGACAACTTTGAATTCCTGCGCCCTTATCTGGTACAGCTGCGAACTCAGAGGGGATCCAAA TTTGCGGAGAAGAGAAAGGAACTTGTCTTGGAGGAGACAGAGGATGATGACGCCGCCTCCGATTCGTCAGCACCCTCTACATCAGCAGTATCTGGTTGCCGTCCCAAAGCAGCGCGTGTACTGTCCTCATTGACGTCCGAGTTGGAGTCCGTGCGTGGTGCCATCACAGTTGCGCAAGATCCAGCAGCACACACTGGCCAGTTTTTGGTGTATTTGATGCGCCAAATGGACCAGCAGAGAATGAATGTGTTTGTCACACGTGCAACAAGGCTGGCTCTGGACCTTGCGGAGGAAAGCCAAGAGGAGAAGAGACGACTAGCCACCCAAGAGGCAGCAGGGCATGTAGGTCAACAGATAGCAGATCCAGTTTTTGCCATGCCTGTCCCTCCCGCTCCTACATCATCTATATACAGAAGACAGGCTCCCATATCAGCGGCGTTCGGCTCAGCATGGCAGCAGAATCAGTTTCAGCAACAGGATCACATGCAGCAGGATTTTCAGCTAGCTACCAATATAGCTGCATCTGCACCACCAGCCCATCTTACACCACTGCTGAAAAGTTTTACTCACCTGCAACCACCAAATGTGCAGGCAATCTTGCAACAGCCTACATGTGCTTACAGGTCCATTACACCCGCCATAGAAACCCCAACCACGACTGCATCTATCATCCGCCAGGCTATGGATATGGTCTCGACACCAAATAGTTCCCCCATCCTAACCCAGGAGATGCATGACGCACCCAAGGACTGA